The Mucilaginibacter rubeus genomic interval GCTAATTTTTAGTTACAGCATATGGTTTAAAACAACCGTTGCGGGCGGCAAGCTAATAGGCATAGGCGGGAATCAAACAGGTAGCAATGCAACGCAAGACCGTAACCTGTATATGAATGATGCAGGCCTGTTATATTACGGTGTTTACAACGGGGGCACTGTAACTATCAACACAACCACTGCTTACAACGATGGGTTATGGCACCATGTTATTGTAACCGATGGACCTACCAATGGTATGCGTATATATGTAGACGGCACTCAGCAAGCATCAACAGCTACTTATACAGTTCCGCAGCAAATTAATGAGTTTTGGCGCATTGGAGGTGATAACCTGCAGGGTTGGCCAAGCCGTCCGTCAAATGATTATTTTGTTGGTATACTTGACGATGTGGCTATTTATAACCACGAACTTTCTGCTTCAGAGATCACATCAAACGATATGAACCTGTACAAGTTCTCGGCAGGTTACTGTGCTAACAACCCCTTAACTATTACCGCCCAAACAATGCCTGGTACGCCAACTTACAGTTGGGTTGATAATGCAACTCCAAGTATCACAGGAAGCGGTAACCCGGCTACATTTAGCAAAGCCACAACTACTAACTACACGCTTACCACAACGGTGAACGGTTGTACCCAGAACACAGCCATCGTAACACCAACCTTACAAACTTATACCTGGACTGGCTTGGCGGGAACCACAGCGGTAGGCACCGATAACAACTGGACTAACACCTCAACAGGTATTGCTGGCCAGGCCCCTAAACTGGACGGCACCGAAGCTATTATTATAGGCGTGGCTACAACAAACTTTTATCCGGTATTAACAGCCAATAAGAGCGCCTATACACTTACCGTTAATAACGGTGCCAAACTGGATTTGGGTGGATTTACATTAAATGTAGGCTGCAATATATTCAACAGCGCCGGCGGCACACTTACTATGGGTACCGGGACCAATTTCAACGCCTCTGGTATTACCTGGAATGGGGTATCACCAAATACCAATCAATCATTTACTGGTTCAAGTACCGCAAGCACATCGCAATTAGGTAATATGACAGTAAGCAACACAGTTACAGGTGGCAATGTAACAATAACTGCAGGCAAGCTTGATCTGTACAACGTACTTACCATGACCAGCGGTAACCTTATTGTTAGTTCCCCGGCTACAGTTACATTAAAAAGCTTAGCAACACAATCGGCTACTGTAGCCGCCATACCTTCTGGATTAACCATTACCGGTAACTTTAGTGTAGAAAGATATATCGCCGGTGGCACCTCAAAAAGAGGTTACCGCCTGTTAACCTCGCCGGTAAATAATGGCTCGGGTATTTATACCGTTAACTATTTTAAAAACAACGCATATGTGACCGGAACAACAACTACCTCCGGTGGCTTTGACCTTTCGCCAAATGCCAACAACCCAACTATATATTTCTTCAGGGAAAACCTTGCATCGTCAAATACAAGTTTCACAAGCGGAAATTACAGGGGGCTTAACAATTTAAACAGCGCACCAAACTATGCGTTTGATGGAGAATCTGGCACATTTACTTTACCTGTAGGTAATGGTTTTCTATTCTTTTTCAGAGGTGACAGGTCTGTAGCCAGTATAGCAGCCGAAACTGTTGCAAGCTACGTACCAACAGGAACCACTTTTACTACTACGGGCACTTTAAATACCGGTAATATCACCGTTAAGCATTGGTATAGTCAGGCTTCTACGTTAATGTACAGCACTACCACAGGCAGTAAAGTATCCGGTTATAACCTGGTTGGCAACCCTTATGCAAGTACCATAAACATTGAGAAATTTAACAGGCAATCGGTACAGGCTAAATCCTCTATTTATGGAGGGGGCTTCCCGGATGAATCAGGAGCTACCTTAAGCAGCCCGCTTAAAATATGGGTGTTCAATCCAGTAACCAAACAATACTCTACTTACGAGCAAAAGAAAACAGCAATTGCTTCGGCAGATACAGTTTCAAATGTTAATCCCGGCATATCAAGCGATGGTTTTGCAAGTAACATGATAGCAACCGGCCAGGGTTTTTTTGTACGCGCAACTGCTACCGGACAGACATTAACCTTCAGAGAGTCGGCTAAAACAAATACACAACCAAACACCGGTTCGTTAAATGCTATATTAAGTACCCCGGACAGACCGGTTTTGGCTTCAACATCTAAACTTGCAAGCTTTGCAACTATGCAACCTCAGGCAGTTAACGAGAGTGATGCAGAACCAAGGCTCCGTTTCAGGCTCATAAAAGATTCGGTAAATGTTGATGCCGTGGTACTTGCGCTTGATAAAGACATCAGCCCACTGTTTAATAAAGAAAAAGATGCCGAGGATCTTGGAGGTAGTGGCGCCCTGGTAAGTTTGTCAATATTTTCTGCTGATAGCCTAAAAGCCACCATCCATCGCAGACCTTTCCCGCACAAACAACAGGAGGTAATTCCTCTATTTGCTGATGCTACCGCTTCAGGCCCTTACCAGTTAAAACTATCTGATTTGACGGATCTACCGGATATTTATGAAGTTTGGTTAAAAGATGCATTAACCAAAGATTCGCTGGATATCAAAAACAACCGCACTTACAACTTCAATATTGATAAAGGCAATGCGGCATCATTTGGTAAAGACCGTTTTTCAATTGTTTTACGCCAGGATCCGGCGTTGGCCTTAAAGTTGATTGATTTTACAGCTGTTAAGGTTATAGCGGCCGCAAAAGTAACCTGGACAGTAAAAAACGAAGCCAACTATACTACCTTTGTTGTGCAAAAAAGTACCGATAACGGAACAACATGGCAAAATATTGATGTGATTCAATCAAACAGCGCCGGCAGCTACAACTATACCGATGTTAACCCGGTTAAAGGGCTTAATAAATATCGTTTACAGCTTACAGATCTTAACAATGATATTAGTTTTTCAAAAGATGTTTCGCTGATGTATGCTAATATCAGTAATACTATAGCTAATAACTGGCTTTCTGTTTACCCGAACCCAACAGCAGAAAGTATTAACATTAGAATATCGCAACCAAACGCCTCATCTAATTATAATATTGAAATAACTAACAGTAGTGGCATAATATTAAAATCAGTAAATATTACTGAACTTTACTGGAAAAATAACGTAAGCAGCTTCGTTCCAGGAACCTACATTGTTAAGGTTATCAATAACAAGACCAAGCAGTTAGTTGGAGTAAGTAAATTTGTTAAACTATAATAAAAGATATTGTGAGTATGATTAGGAAAATATTTTCAGCTACCCTTGTTTTTGTAATGGCGGCATTAAGTTGCTTTGCCCAGTTGGAGTCTCCTTGTGAACCTACGGATAATGATTCTCCCTGCCCGCTCGATACCTGGGTAATTGTTTTAGCAATTGTGGCATTTGTTTTTGCAGTTATTCATTTATACCGCAAACAGAAAGCAATACAAGCATAAATACTTTGGAGCGGCTGCAAGCCGAATGAGCATTGGGAGCACACTCATAACCATTGAATAAAATCGAACATGCTATTCGATAATTCTATTCCGTTAACCCCATAAACAAAAACACCTTCTGACTTTACGCCAGAAGGTATTTTCATTTAGTTCAATAAATCGATCAGCAATTTTTTAAGCCTTTCTCATTGGTACCTGGGGTTGCTGTACCTGGTTAAGGTTCAGTTGTTCGATGATACCGTTAACCACTTTTGGTAATTCCTTTACGGTTCTTTGCGGATTGTGTAGTTCGCCTACACCAAAGCCGCGCCATACTAATTTGCGCGATCTGGCATCCATAATGTCAATGATTAGCGTACCTTCTTTGTAAGGCACCCGGGCATAGCCACCACCACCGTAGCCATAGCCGTAACCATAAGGATAGCCCCAGCCCCAGCCACCGTAACCATAAAACGGACGATAGCCCCAGCCGCCGCCCCAACCCCAGCCAAATCCTAAGCCAAAACCAGGATAGCCGCCATAGTAGGCTGGATAATAAAACTCAGTTTTCATTCCCCTGCCGGTAACGGTAGTATAACTCACCATTAAATCGGGGTTGCTTTCCTGAAATTTCAATCCTTTGTTTTCCAATGCAGAAATAGCCGCATCCTTAACTCTTTCATCAGCCACTTCCTTTTTTACAACTGCGCCGGCTTTATTGGTCATGGTTGCAGGAGGTAGCCAGGCAAATGTACGGTAAGCGGATAAATCTGTTTTGTTTCGGGCTGCGGTGTAATAATTGTAGCTGCTGCATGCAGACAGAGTGGCCACCAGCAGTAACACCAGCCCTGTATTAATAGTTTTTTTCATGACAAATTACTCCCTTTATTTAAATCATTAGACTGTGCCGGAAATAAAGGTTTAATTTAAATAATTATTTATTTAAATATGCCTGGAAAAACCGCCTTATAAAAAAGTAACGATGTTTAGCACAGATGTCACGACGAACAAAGCCAAATGATGCAGATAGCAGGAAGAAAAATGATGTGCAGAAAGCCTGCTTACACGATATGGAATTATTTATTTAACGCGATCAGTTGGGCATAAACCTTCTCGGTAGGCAAACCAACAACATTGGTGTATGAGCCATCTATGCGTTCAATACCTATCAGGCCAATTAACTCCTGGATACCGTATGATCCGGCTTTATCGAGCGGCTGATACTTATCTACATAATTGCTGATCTCAGCATCCGAAAGCTTGCGGAAGAATACTTCGGTAAGGTCGTAAAAATTATTATACCGCCCTTTATACAGCAAGCATACACCGGTAATAACCTGGTGCACCCTGCCAGATAATCTTTGCAGCATTTCAATAGCATGCTCACGGGTTTCGGGCTTGCCCAATATCAACCCATCAATACAAACTATGGTATCGGCGGTAAGCACAACCTCATCCCCTACCGTTTCATCAAAGGCTTCAGCTTTTTTACGGGCGATATGCAAGGCAACTTCAGGCGGGGTCAATCCTTCGGGAAAGGATTCATCAACATCTTTAAGTACAACCCTAAAATCAATATCCATAAGCCTGAGCAGCTCCTGCCGCCTTGGTGATTTTGATGCGAGAATTACGTGTGGGATTTTTTGCATGTGTTTTTAGTTCATAGTTGATGGTTCATAGATGATGGTAACAGGATTGATTAGTTCATGGCAAATAGTTCATAGATCATAGCAGCAGCAAAACTGTTTGTCACCCTGATATGCTGGGCTAATTCCATGAACCATGATCTATCAACTATGAACTACAATCTACCAGCTATAGGCCTGCTTGCTCATCCATTTATCCTGGACTTTGAGCACTTTTTCGATGATATCGCGGGCGCAACCTTTACCACCACCATACGGTGATACGTAGGCACTAACGGCTTTGATCTCTTCAACGGCATCGGCAGGGCAAACCGGCAGGCCGGCAAGTTTCATTACTTCAAGGTCAGGAATATCATCGCCCATGTACAGTACATTTGTAGCTATGATACTTTTTTCTTCAAGATAGATCTTAAACCGTTGAGATTTAGTATGCGTACCCATATAAACATCCTGTATCCCCAGGCTATTTAAACGGTACATAGCACTTTTTGAGCGGCTGCCCGATATGGCACAAACATTATAACCACATTTAACAGCCAATTGCAGCGCATAGCCATCTTTAATGTTAAACGCGCGGCTTTGCTCGCCTGTATCTGTCACAAAAACAGAGCCGTCGGTTAAAACGCCATCCACATCAAAAATGAGCGTAGTAATATCTTTTAATTTATTCAGGAATGATTCCATTGTTGTAATTACAAAAATTCTTCGGTTCAAGAGTTGTTAGCTACGATCAACCGTTATTTGTAAACTGAAAACTGCCAACTAAAAACTGCCAGCTGAATTACTGATTATCACGCCACTCGTATACCCAGGCCGACTGGATCTGCTCAAGGTGGCCTTCGTTTGATTCGGCACGTGTACCGGCAAAATTAGGAAGGCTCAATACCCACTCCAGCAGTTCGGTAAAACGGATCCGGTATATTCTTGATTCGTCAAAATCGTCACCAAACTTTTCATAAAGTTCAATAGCAATATCTTCATAATCATTCCAATGAATTGGCAAGGCAAATTTATTGTCGCTCATTTTTATTGATTTTACGTACTAACTGGGGTAACACTAATACGCTGTAAGTTATACGTTTTATTTATTGTTTTAAACGGATCAAAGCAAATATTAGTGGCCTAAAAACTGCGATTGATCAGGCAGGGTAACTTCAATGTCGCCATCAACAATCACACACTGGCAGCCCAAACGCGAGTTGATACGCGGATTAACAGCCCTGTCAATAAAATCCTCTTCTTTATCGGATATCTCCTGGATGTTATCCATCCCTTTGTTTACGTAAACATGGCAGGTGCTGCATCCGCAAACACCACCGCAATTGTGCTGTAGTTCTATGCCATTCTCCAGGCATACGTCTAATACAGATTCACCCTCGGCAATAGGCAACTCAACGCTTTCGTGCCCTTTTTCCTCGAAATTGACCTTTATTTTATAAATGTTCATTTAAGCAAAAGTAACAAAATTACTCGTCTGCCGTAAGCCCTTTATTGTTTTTGATAATGCCCTGACTTAATAAAGTATAAACTTCCTGTAACATAGGCATATCGCTTAACAACTGCATATGAGCGGCCATTGTACCCTCATCATTCCGCACTGCCGGACCGGTTTGCACATTGCGCGGTTCCTGCTCAAGCACCTTCTGTGCCGTTTCCAAAATCAGCGGACGCAGCAGATCAAATTCCAATTGATTCTGCGCCAGCAAGTCCTGGGCTACTCCATACAAATAGTTAGGGAAATTACAAGCAAACACCGCCGCCAAATGTAATATCCTGCGCTGAGCAGAGCTTACTGTGTATACTTTATTACTAACGGTAAATGCAAGCTGCTTTAAATCTGCGAGAATACTATCGTTGTCCGCTTCAAGACAGAGCGGGACAGATCTGAAATCAAGCTCCTTTATCTTGCTAAAGGTTTGCAGCGGGTAAAAAACGCCTGCATTGGGCGTAAAAGCCAGTAAAGTGCTCAAATCGGTTGAACCGGAGGTATGTACTATCAATTTTTGATGCGCCGACAATGCTTCAGCAATTGTTGCTATGGCATCATCCTTAACCGAAACAACAAATAATCCCGTGTCCGGATTGATATCGGCAAGATTATCTATGGCTTCGGCACCAACGTGATAAGCCAGTAATGCAGCGTGTTGGATATCGCGGCTATAAACCTGAACAATGCGGTGCCCGGCATTTTTAAACGCGGCTGCCATGTGTGTAGCAACGTTGCCGGAGCCAATTATAGTAATGTTCATATATTCTTTACAATGAATAAATTATTTAACTATCTGTAGTATAAATATTTCTGTACTTTAGAAACCAACATCTACTACCGCATGAAAATACTTAAAGTAAGCATCATTATTGTGATATTTCTTGTCGGGGCCGCGTCATTAATACTATACGGCTTCTACAGATATAACAATAAAGAAACCAAAACCTTAACCAATGCCGAGCGCAAAAACATTTCAGGAAGCTTCATCAAACTAAGCCAGGGGGTAACTCATTACCAGCTTGAAGGGCCGGACAGTGCCGAAGTAGTTATGCTTGTCCATGGATTCAGCGTGCCTTATTATATCTGGGATCCTACCTATGACTTTCTGATAAAAAAAGGTTACCGGGTATTACGATATGATATGTATGGTCGCGGCTATTCGGACAGGCCCGATGCCACTTACAACCAGGAATTTTACAACACGCAGTTGCTTGATTTAATTAAACAACTTAAGTTAACAGGAAAAATAAATTTAGCGGGCGTATCGTTCGGTGGAGCAGTAGTAACTAACTTTACCTGCGCCCACCCCGAGCTCATCAACAAGATAATCCTTGTCGACCCGGTATACGAGCAAAAAAAACCTACAGCACCACAGTATTTTACATTGTATAATGAAGCCGTAAATTCTGATGAACGCGCAAACGGGCAAACCTCCGATTTCCTTTATCCAAAAACTCATCCGGGATGGACAAAACTATACTTACCCCAAATGACTTATAAGGGCTTCAGGAACGCGCTGGTTTCAACCATGTATAACTATAACCAAAACGGTAAACAAAGCAACATCTGCCTAAACAGCACGGGTAAAAACGTTTTGCTGATATGGGGCAAAGCTGACAAAACAGTATTACCGCGTTTCGCCGATTCTATCCGCAGCGTACTAAAGACCGACTTCTTTCCTGTTGATGGCGCGGCACATTTACCTATGATTGAAAAAGCCGATACGGTAAATGCTAAGATACTTTCGTTTTTGAAGAGGTAGCCAATCAATTTAATCTGTAGTTTTAGCAGATGAAATTTAGATTGATTACGTGTTTACTATTATTGATAAACCTTGCCTGTTACGCAAATGTCAATTATCATTCAGCTGATTCCACAATACATAAAAAGATTAAACACGCTCAACGAAAAATTGTATATCATATAACATATCCGCGTGAAAGCATCAAGGGCTATAAGCCTGAATTCGACAATTGCTTCTATACAAACAGATTTACTGCTGCCCAACGGTTAAAGAAATATCCGTTTTCAGTTGCAACTAAAATTTTAGCAATATCATATGTTGGCCTGCCAAAAAATCCCAATATAATTATTGATTCGGCAGGTTTTCCTAAAACATCAGAAGAGCCTGATAGCATCGGAGGCATTATTATAGAAAATGGCCACTTAAGATACGACAATGTTAAGCAGGCGAAAGTCTTAACGCGTGAACAACTTGAAAAGTTCTCTGATATTATTTTCAACTATGGCTATAGCGGTATGAAAAACTACCTGATAACAGCCCTGCCAGGTTGCTTCGAGCCACGCAATTCGATCGTATTTCTTGATAAAAATGATAATGTAATTGACCATCTTGATATTTGCTTTGCTTGCAAGGCGAGTGAGTCCGGTTCAGAACAAATAAATGTAGGAACAGATTGTAAACAGAAATACGATATGTTGAAAGCGTTCTTCATAAATGTCGGAGTACCTTACGGAACAAGGAAGTACGATCAATAAATCTTTTCCGCCCAATCAATTCCCTCAGCAAGCTTTGCCTTACTAAATTCAATATGCATTACCCTTCTTTTTTTTTAGTAGTACGGTTTGAGGCGTGCATAAGCAGCGGTCGCATGACCATGATACCGCCTGCTTGTACGTTGCAGCTTACTTCAGTTTCCTGCTGCCAGTCGATATTTTCGGGACGATAGACTTCCTTAAGATGTGAACCCGGTAACACCTTCAAGGCGCCGTTGCCTTCGTCGGTATCATCCAGGTGAATGCGGATGGTAAAATTATCCTGTAGGATACTTAATGGCGGCTGCACTGCAAACTGGTTATGCTTAACCGTCCACGGACCGTAACCGGCAATGTTAACTCTTTTATCAACCGAAATGGTTAAATCCTGATGCCAGGCCACAAACCAGTTAGATGCTTCGGGTTTATCAAAATAAATGGATTTAACAGCGAAATATCCGTCGCCAAACAACTGCCGTAAGCAGGTCTTTAATTTATCCGTAAAAATCAGTGGGGATATTTCGGGTACAGCTTTTAAAAACTGCCTTATGGCAAACAAATCGTCAGTTTGCCTGAACAGCGGACCAGTCTTATTTGCATGCTCAATACTGGAGATGATTTCGTTTACTTCAGCATCAGTATAAATATGTTCAACAACAGAAAAACCGTGTTGAGCAATTTCATACTGATGCCTGGTAATATCCATTTAACAATAGTTAAACGGTTTTAAGTTCTTTATTACGTCTTTGGATAGAAAGCAGGAAGCCAATAACCATAATGATTGTACCGCTCCAGAAGAAGTTGATATATGGGAAGCTGATGGCACGCATCACTATCCATGGACGTTTATTTTGCGGCTGCTGATAAACGGTGATCTCTACCTTTTTATTTTCAGGGTTGATCCTCGAGAAACGCAGTTTTAAACCGGCATCATCAACCTTACGTGCAAAATCAAAAACATTACCGCCCCTGATCATGAATACAGGCTCGGCGTTATAAACTTTACCATCATGGCCATGTACCTCAATATTAGCACCGATAGCCACATCATTGGCAGTAAGCGGAATATTCTGAACCGTGGCCTGTTTATTTAATGACTTAACTATCATGAAGCCATCACGGTACCTGATGGTATCGCCTATGGCTACCTCATGGGCTACCGGCTCATCATAGTTTTTATCGTCGTTACCTTCGTCGTGCCCAGCTTCGCCCTGCATAGCAAAACCTTCGCTTGGGATAGCTGTAACATGGGTATAAAGATCATTAAACAGGTAATGCTTGGTATCCGGCGATGAAGCCATTCCCGCATCACGGCTGGCCTGTACTTTTGGTTTCAATACAAACTCCTCAACTACCTTACCGGTGGCATCTACCTTTTTGTAATTCACCCTGTAAAAATGGTACGGTGATGATATCGAGTCGCCAAGGTAGGTAACCGTATAATCGCCCATTTTAACCGGAGTGTTTTTGTAGATCATAATATTTTCGCGGGCATTACCGGCTTTAGCATCAAAGCCCTGTACGTTAACTACGCCGCTCGCGTTTTCAGATACTATTTTACTGGTACCCGCCGCTATGATTGAACCAACCAAAAGCAGGCCAAAACCGATG includes:
- a CDS encoding Rossmann-like and DUF2520 domain-containing protein, yielding MNITIIGSGNVATHMAAAFKNAGHRIVQVYSRDIQHAALLAYHVGAEAIDNLADINPDTGLFVVSVKDDAIATIAEALSAHQKLIVHTSGSTDLSTLLAFTPNAGVFYPLQTFSKIKELDFRSVPLCLEADNDSILADLKQLAFTVSNKVYTVSSAQRRILHLAAVFACNFPNYLYGVAQDLLAQNQLEFDLLRPLILETAQKVLEQEPRNVQTGPAVRNDEGTMAAHMQLLSDMPMLQEVYTLLSQGIIKNNKGLTADE
- a CDS encoding LamG-like jellyroll fold domain-containing protein, translating into MKAQLLRVLFAGYLLCLFSTVAAQEVQFTAANQFYYNPYDDNNIGSVGYLNPLAKTIVLTSTTSTTFNNTIALTSVAGVNQKNNIYGSIIAPTLDRNLNDYDYEWTFLYKNNSSTSPIEPYDNGQRSGPANTGDAAWQYWLSASTYDQTSQTIQGFYMTQVGTNMILRYRNTQYDIQSLITFPITNNVVWSIKVQRLNTGKWSVWANPVSGSSNEATTYVGTSTQSNLNTYSYSILATTDLRTTGNNFYWDNLKLYTRRMSVTSVSSTSNGITQPSFYAGQTNVVTSGIQINTRGTYTIADINFGITPSGGTNINAFFTNGRLYKSIDDTYTTTSDNSLLATVNINSPTMQSASINSGSGDPNYSSGNSDGSLTRVADYFLVVDVLSSLNYGNPAPYNTYTQTGAVQIRTTDYTNPTYNGYTNNSTTGNNIVSFTNVAPPTASSVSRCGAGQVTLTASGGSPSGGTYKWYTAATGGTAVASTASYSPTITTTTTFYVTYTSGGSESPRTAVTATINPIVSSPVPNAAISYSFSGNTKDVSGNQNDGVLENAPTLTTDRYGFANSAYSFNGSTQWMSSTTQIAGPQTFTISMWFNTTTTSGGKLISFSDGQNVSASGGYDRHLYMTNSGQLIFGVYNGGTRTVTSASSYNDGNWHHVVVTFGATSGIVMYVDNNSVGSLAYYAAETRNGYWKIGFDDLGGSWPSIPTSKYFNGSIDDVAIYNTELTSSAVSALNDVNQIGSYTPVCAGSPISIYAPTITGATYNWTSPSGTTYQGNPGVFSSASAGNYTLTVTGGPGSCSSTATYTPTVTSLPGSVFTATSPVTVVTGTSTVTLTSTYDATATYTWSFDSGTATGSTQAGYSVSWLTSGTKTISLTVTKGSCSSTTTQTVVVGLAGPTVSGTTLCGAGSTTLTVTGAIAGVTYNWYIDNTTTTALQSSTSASYTPFVGGTTTFYVSATSGTTTTLRTAVTVTVNPKASSSINSPMLSYPFESGSLTDWSGLSNNGTLQGTTLPTTVADRNGLANGAYSFSGTNASPQYISTTTQYVPLIFSYSIWFKTTVAGGKLIGIGGNQTGSNATQDRNLYMNDAGLLYYGVYNGGTVTINTTTAYNDGLWHHVIVTDGPTNGMRIYVDGTQQASTATYTVPQQINEFWRIGGDNLQGWPSRPSNDYFVGILDDVAIYNHELSASEITSNDMNLYKFSAGYCANNPLTITAQTMPGTPTYSWVDNATPSITGSGNPATFSKATTTNYTLTTTVNGCTQNTAIVTPTLQTYTWTGLAGTTAVGTDNNWTNTSTGIAGQAPKLDGTEAIIIGVATTNFYPVLTANKSAYTLTVNNGAKLDLGGFTLNVGCNIFNSAGGTLTMGTGTNFNASGITWNGVSPNTNQSFTGSSTASTSQLGNMTVSNTVTGGNVTITAGKLDLYNVLTMTSGNLIVSSPATVTLKSLATQSATVAAIPSGLTITGNFSVERYIAGGTSKRGYRLLTSPVNNGSGIYTVNYFKNNAYVTGTTTTSGGFDLSPNANNPTIYFFRENLASSNTSFTSGNYRGLNNLNSAPNYAFDGESGTFTLPVGNGFLFFFRGDRSVASIAAETVASYVPTGTTFTTTGTLNTGNITVKHWYSQASTLMYSTTTGSKVSGYNLVGNPYASTINIEKFNRQSVQAKSSIYGGGFPDESGATLSSPLKIWVFNPVTKQYSTYEQKKTAIASADTVSNVNPGISSDGFASNMIATGQGFFVRATATGQTLTFRESAKTNTQPNTGSLNAILSTPDRPVLASTSKLASFATMQPQAVNESDAEPRLRFRLIKDSVNVDAVVLALDKDISPLFNKEKDAEDLGGSGALVSLSIFSADSLKATIHRRPFPHKQQEVIPLFADATASGPYQLKLSDLTDLPDIYEVWLKDALTKDSLDIKNNRTYNFNIDKGNAASFGKDRFSIVLRQDPALALKLIDFTAVKVIAAAKVTWTVKNEANYTTFVVQKSTDNGTTWQNIDVIQSNSAGSYNYTDVNPVKGLNKYRLQLTDLNNDISFSKDVSLMYANISNTIANNWLSVYPNPTAESINIRISQPNASSNYNIEITNSSGIILKSVNITELYWKNNVSSFVPGTYIVKVINNKTKQLVGVSKFVKL
- a CDS encoding Maf family protein gives rise to the protein MQKIPHVILASKSPRRQELLRLMDIDFRVVLKDVDESFPEGLTPPEVALHIARKKAEAFDETVGDEVVLTADTIVCIDGLILGKPETREHAIEMLQRLSGRVHQVITGVCLLYKGRYNNFYDLTEVFFRKLSDAEISNYVDKYQPLDKAGSYGIQELIGLIGIERIDGSYTNVVGLPTEKVYAQLIALNK
- a CDS encoding alpha/beta fold hydrolase, which translates into the protein MKILKVSIIIVIFLVGAASLILYGFYRYNNKETKTLTNAERKNISGSFIKLSQGVTHYQLEGPDSAEVVMLVHGFSVPYYIWDPTYDFLIKKGYRVLRYDMYGRGYSDRPDATYNQEFYNTQLLDLIKQLKLTGKINLAGVSFGGAVVTNFTCAHPELINKIILVDPVYEQKKPTAPQYFTLYNEAVNSDERANGQTSDFLYPKTHPGWTKLYLPQMTYKGFRNALVSTMYNYNQNGKQSNICLNSTGKNVLLIWGKADKTVLPRFADSIRSVLKTDFFPVDGAAHLPMIEKADTVNAKILSFLKR
- a CDS encoding DUF4136 domain-containing protein, which gives rise to MKKTINTGLVLLLVATLSACSSYNYYTAARNKTDLSAYRTFAWLPPATMTNKAGAVVKKEVADERVKDAAISALENKGLKFQESNPDLMVSYTTVTGRGMKTEFYYPAYYGGYPGFGLGFGWGWGGGWGYRPFYGYGGWGWGYPYGYGYGYGGGGYARVPYKEGTLIIDIMDARSRKLVWRGFGVGELHNPQRTVKELPKVVNGIIEQLNLNQVQQPQVPMRKA
- a CDS encoding KdsC family phosphatase, with amino-acid sequence MESFLNKLKDITTLIFDVDGVLTDGSVFVTDTGEQSRAFNIKDGYALQLAVKCGYNVCAISGSRSKSAMYRLNSLGIQDVYMGTHTKSQRFKIYLEEKSIIATNVLYMGDDIPDLEVMKLAGLPVCPADAVEEIKAVSAYVSPYGGGKGCARDIIEKVLKVQDKWMSKQAYSW
- a CDS encoding phytanoyl-CoA dioxygenase family protein, with translation MDITRHQYEIAQHGFSVVEHIYTDAEVNEIISSIEHANKTGPLFRQTDDLFAIRQFLKAVPEISPLIFTDKLKTCLRQLFGDGYFAVKSIYFDKPEASNWFVAWHQDLTISVDKRVNIAGYGPWTVKHNQFAVQPPLSILQDNFTIRIHLDDTDEGNGALKVLPGSHLKEVYRPENIDWQQETEVSCNVQAGGIMVMRPLLMHASNRTTKKKEG
- a CDS encoding 2Fe-2S iron-sulfur cluster-binding protein — protein: MNIYKIKVNFEEKGHESVELPIAEGESVLDVCLENGIELQHNCGGVCGCSTCHVYVNKGMDNIQEISDKEEDFIDRAVNPRINSRLGCQCVIVDGDIEVTLPDQSQFLGH
- the iscX gene encoding Fe-S cluster assembly protein IscX, with protein sequence MSDNKFALPIHWNDYEDIAIELYEKFGDDFDESRIYRIRFTELLEWVLSLPNFAGTRAESNEGHLEQIQSAWVYEWRDNQ